Within Nocardia terpenica, the genomic segment TGGCCACGGTGATCGCATTGACGGCGACCGGCGGCGCCCTGCTGCTGTTGCCGAAATCGGTGCTACCGCAGGTGCGTCCGATGCCCGCGGCCGCGCAGGCCATGACCGCGGATCCGGTCGACCCGCAACTCGCCGAGGTGCGCCGGATCATGGAGTCCTACGGCCCGGTGGTGACCCAGCAGGTGTCCGACGACGACGGCCGGCTCTCGGTGGTCTTCGGCCACCCCTATCAGCGCGGCGACGTGGACACCCTGGCGCGCGAGATCGGCCCGGCGGTGACCGAGGTGACCGGGCTGTGGGGGCCGGACTGGGCCCGCGCGGCGGTGGTGACCGTGGCGTCGGGGCCCACCGAGTTCGCCGCCCTCACCCATGCCGTCGGACCGGTGTCGAATCAGGTTGCGGCCGCGTCGGTCTCGGATCCGTTCGTGCCCGGCACCCGGCCCACCGGCCAGCGGGTGGTCTTCGCCGCCGACGCGGGCCGCCGCCTGGGCCCCGACGGGCTGCGCGACACCCTGCGCCACGAGCTCACCCACGTGGCGGCCCGGGCGCAGACCACCGACGGCTCGCCGCAGTGGATGCTGGAGGGCTTCGCCGAATACTCCGCCCACCGCGGCGAACAGCGCACCTTCGCGCAGCTGGCCCCCACCCTGAACGGCCGCGCCCGCGCCGGGCAACTGCCCGCGGACCTGCCCGCCGACACCGCCTTCGCGCCCACCCCGGGCAACGACGCCGCCCTCGCCTACGAAACGGCCTGGTCGGCAAACGCTTTCACCGCCGCCCACTTCGGCGAGCCCAAACTGGTCGAGCTGTACCGCCGCGTCGCCACCGGCCCCGAGGACACCCCGACCCTCGACGGCATCCTGCACACCACCCTCGGCGTCGACCGCGCCGAGTTCGTCGCCGGGTGGCAGGACTGGATCAAAACCCACGCCGCGAGCTGACTGCACCGTGTCGCCGGGGCGGCAATAGACTTCCCGCCATGGCACGCACCCTGCTGGTAACCAACGACTTTCCGCCGCGACCGGGCGGGATCCAGTCGTATGTGCATTCGCTTGCCATGCAGCTGCCGCCCGACGACCTGGTGGTGTACGCGCCGCGGTGGCGCGGCGACAGCCATCTGCGCTTCGATGCCGAGCAGCCGTTCCAGGTGGTGCGCCACCCCACCACGCTGATGCTGCCCACCCCGCTGGTGCTGCGCCGGGCGGCGAAGCTGCTGCGCGACGAGCGGTGCGACACCGTGTGGTTCGGGGCGGCGGCGCCGCTGGCGCTGATGTCGCCGCTGCTGCGGCGGGCCGGGGCGCGGCGCATCGTGGCCAGCACGCACGGACACGAGGTGGGCTGGTCGATGCTGCCGGGCGCGCGGCAGGCGCTGCGGGCCGTCGGCGACCACACCGACGCGATCACCTATGTCAGCAAATACACGCGGCGGCGGTTCGCGGCCGCGTTCGGCGCGCGGTCGGCGCTCGAGTACCTGCCGCCGGGTGTGGACACCGAGGTGTTCCGGCCCGATCCGGCGGCCCGTAAACAACTGCGCGCCCGCTACGGACTGGGCGAGCGACCCACCGTGCTGTGCCTGTCCCGGCTGGTGCCGCGCAAGGGGCAGGACATGCTGATCATGGCCATGCGCGAGATCCGCAGGCGGGTCGACGGCGCGGTGCTGGTGATCGCGGGCGGCGGCCCCTACGAGGAGAAGCTGCGCGGCCTGGTCACCGCCCTCGGCCTCACCGACGACGTGGTGTTCATCGGCCGGGTGCGCGCGGCGGAACTGGCCGCCCACCACACCCTCGCCGACGTGTTCGCGATGCCGTGCCGTACCCGCGGCGCGGGCCTGGACGTCGAGGGCCTGGGCATCGTCTTCCTGGAGGCGTCGGCCAGCGGGGTGCCGGTGGTGGCCGGAAACTCCGGCGGCGCACCGGAAACCGTGCAGGAGGGCCGCACCGGGACCGTGGTCGACGGCCGCTCCGAACAGCAGATCGCCGACGCGATCGTGGCTATCCTCTCCGATCCGGACGCCGCCGCGCGCATGGGTGCGGCGGGCCGGGAGTGGGTGCGCGAGCAGTGGCGGTGGGACCTGCTCGGCGGCCGCCTGCGCGAACTGCTCGACGGGAACACGAGATCGAACAGACCTGCGGTCTGAGCTAGGCTCACCGGCATGAGCAGCATCCAGGTGGCCGATCAGACCTTCGTCGTCGCCTCCGGCAGCGCGGTCGCCGAGGTGCTGGCCGATCGCGCGCGGTGGCGCCGCTGGTGGCCCGATCTCACGCTCGAGGTCCGAGAGGACCGGGCCGACAAGGGCATTCGCTGGACCGTGAGCGGCGGCCTGACCGGCACCATGGAGGTCTGGCTCGAACCCTGCCTGGACGGGGTGATCCTGCACTACTTCCTGCACGCCGAACCGCGCGCCGCCCGGTTGTCGCCGCAGGGCCTGCTCGCCGCCAACCGTGCCCGCCGGGCGGCCGGGAAGGTCATGTCGTTCGAGGTGAAGGCGCGGCTCGAGGCGGGTCGTCCGGCCGGGGTCGCACCGGCCGTGCCGGTTCCCGTCGCGTCCTGAATATCGCTCTCCCGCACCGTAATCCGGAAAGGAAACGCTGTCAGTCATGGCCGACCGGACCCAGAGGTCGATCACCATCGACGCCCCGTCGGATCGGGTGATGGCCGTCATCGCCGATCTGGAGTCGTATCCGGAGTGGGTGTCGGCGGCGCGTTCGGTGGAGGTTCTCGACAAGTTCGGCGACGGCCGGGCGCACACCGCGCGCTTCGTGCTCGACGCCGGGGTGGTCAAGGACACCTACGTGCTGTCCTACACCTGGCGGCCCGACGGCAAGGCGGTGAGCTGGCAGCTGATCGAGGGCGAACTGCAGAAGGCGCAGGACGGCCGCTACGAGCTGATCGACCAGCCCGACGGCACCACCCAGGTGGTCTACGAGCTGACCGTCGACCTGACCATCCCGATGATCGGCATGTTCAAGCGCAAGGCCGAGAAGGTCATCACCGACACCGCGCTCAAGGAACTCAAGAAACGGGTCGAGGGCTGACCACCACCACGCGCCTGGAGCTGTTCGTCGGCAAGGGCGGGGTCGGCAAGACGACGCTGGCGTGCGCCACCGCGATCGCGCACACCCGCGGCGGCGCGCGGGTGCTGGTGGCGTCGCTGGACCAGGCCCATTCCCTCGGCGACGCGCTCGGCTTCCGGTTCCCGCACGATCCCGGCGCGGTGACCGGCGTGCGGACGGTCCGGCCCGGCCTGGACGTCATCGAGATCGATTCCCTTGCGCTGCTGGAGGATCGGTTCCGCGACGCGGCGCGGATGCTGTCCGGCGCGGGCCACGAGCACGGCATCGACCCCGCCGCCCTGGACCCGGCCGAGCTGACCGGCCTGCCCGGCGTGCAGGAGCTGCTCATGCTCACCGAGATCGCCCAGTTCGCGGGGGACGAGGACTGGGATGTGATCGTCGTGGACTGCCCGCCCTCGGCGGACATGTTGCGCATCGTCACCGCCCCCGACACGCTGCTCGGCTACCTGGAGCGGATCTGGCCCGCCCACGCCCGCATGCTCGACGCCACCGGCACCGATCTGCGGCGGGCGGTGCTCGCGACCACCGTGGAGCGCATCGCCGCCGCGGTCACCGAGGCCCGCGACCTGCTGGCCGACCGCGAGCGCACCGGCGCCCGGCTGATCACCGTGCCCGAACGGGTGGCGCTGGCCGAGTCGGCGCGGGTGCGGTCGGCGGCCGCGCTGCTGGGCCTGCGGCTGGACGAGGTGGTGGTGAACAAGGTGCTGCCGCCGGTGCCGCCCGCGGACCCCGCCGCCCATCCGGCCGTGCGCTGGTATCTCGACCGCCACGCCGAACAGCAGCAGGTGCTGGCCGAACTGCGCCGCCGCATGCCGGACGTGCCGGTGGCGATCGTCGAGCACAGCGGCGCGGAACCGGTCGGGGTCGCCTCGCTGTCCGCCATGGCCGTGTCCCCGCCAGACCCTATGCTGGGCGGAGCGAATGCCGACTTCGCCCGATCCGGTGCGCCGCAGGTGCGGCTGACCTCGGGGTCGGGCCTGGACTCGGTGTTCACCCTGCGGCTGCGGTTGCCCGTCGTCGACCCGGCGACGCTGCGACTGGGACGAGTGGAGGACGATTTGATCGTGGGAGCGGA encodes:
- a CDS encoding glycosyltransferase family 4 protein, giving the protein MARTLLVTNDFPPRPGGIQSYVHSLAMQLPPDDLVVYAPRWRGDSHLRFDAEQPFQVVRHPTTLMLPTPLVLRRAAKLLRDERCDTVWFGAAAPLALMSPLLRRAGARRIVASTHGHEVGWSMLPGARQALRAVGDHTDAITYVSKYTRRRFAAAFGARSALEYLPPGVDTEVFRPDPAARKQLRARYGLGERPTVLCLSRLVPRKGQDMLIMAMREIRRRVDGAVLVIAGGGPYEEKLRGLVTALGLTDDVVFIGRVRAAELAAHHTLADVFAMPCRTRGAGLDVEGLGIVFLEASASGVPVVAGNSGGAPETVQEGRTGTVVDGRSEQQIADAIVAILSDPDAAARMGAAGREWVREQWRWDLLGGRLRELLDGNTRSNRPAV
- a CDS encoding polyketide cyclase / dehydrase and lipid transport, whose amino-acid sequence is MSSIQVADQTFVVASGSAVAEVLADRARWRRWWPDLTLEVREDRADKGIRWTVSGGLTGTMEVWLEPCLDGVILHYFLHAEPRAARLSPQGLLAANRARRAAGKVMSFEVKARLEAGRPAGVAPAVPVPVAS
- a CDS encoding SRPBCC family protein; protein product: MADRTQRSITIDAPSDRVMAVIADLESYPEWVSAARSVEVLDKFGDGRAHTARFVLDAGVVKDTYVLSYTWRPDGKAVSWQLIEGELQKAQDGRYELIDQPDGTTQVVYELTVDLTIPMIGMFKRKAEKVITDTALKELKKRVEG
- a CDS encoding ArsA family ATPase, with amino-acid sequence MFVGKGGVGKTTLACATAIAHTRGGARVLVASLDQAHSLGDALGFRFPHDPGAVTGVRTVRPGLDVIEIDSLALLEDRFRDAARMLSGAGHEHGIDPAALDPAELTGLPGVQELLMLTEIAQFAGDEDWDVIVVDCPPSADMLRIVTAPDTLLGYLERIWPAHARMLDATGTDLRRAVLATTVERIAAAVTEARDLLADRERTGARLITVPERVALAESARVRSAAALLGLRLDEVVVNKVLPPVPPADPAAHPAVRWYLDRHAEQQQVLAELRRRMPDVPVAIVEHSGAEPVGVASLSAMAVSPPDPMLGGANADFARSGAPQVRLTSGSGLDSVFTLRLRLPVVDPATLRLGRVEDDLIVGADGVRRRLRLAPVLRRCTVDGAELDDGDLVVRFRPDAEVWPQ